In Bufo gargarizans isolate SCDJY-AF-19 chromosome 6, ASM1485885v1, whole genome shotgun sequence, a single genomic region encodes these proteins:
- the TSHZ2 gene encoding teashirt homolog 2, with protein MPRRKQQAPKRAAGYLQDGEEDLKDDSVKDDEEEDNDSNSTAPLQDSAYSPTDEEQEVVGDLKRSLSFQNSPGSLICNQDGESESLLSDVSDQVTDVKSVSSKDAQDQKTDPLPRLQPEAHDCPDKMKTAYTNILSDSYWTNLGLSLKVPPTDRKPCESRNGTSKGEFDWHQDALSKSLQQNLPSKSVSKPNLFSSVQLYRQNSKMYGTVFTGASRFRCRQCSGAYDTLVELTVHMNETGHYQDDNHKKDKHRPTNYSRPRKRAFHDMDKEDAQKVLKCMFCGDSFDSLQDLSVHMIKTKHYQKVPLKEPIPSISSKMVSSAKKRVFEVTRPCSPDSTTGSFVDHCSTQKNSNSQLSSNNRYGYQNGASYTWQFEACKSQILKCMECGSSHDTLQQLTTHMMVTGHFLKVTNSASKKGKQLVLDPLAVEKMQSLSDSPSSDSQSKPSASSPSGGSTSEILTSKECKMDVSEDSSKEEKMDTNDEHEDVLEKPLDPTLKYQYLREEDLEDGSKEGGDILKSLENTVTSAINKAQNGTPSWSAYPSIHAAYQLSDVIKPSVSLSSQVMQMRPTFSNKFRPIAPKCKSTSLSSNSPLDPQSTQVKEECEDTESERELSKDIIKSERTQADKSEDSPKADILSESSSKEPCSPKHEEKTKQSCENDKPKLLEPTQSPLEREECSSLRSSANHSPDIPCVNPLSALQSVLNNHLGKASESIRSASNSSSTSLISMFQKSAASRVEKPAVCRTPPQQQQPAGHYLFETIDQPIDLTKSKNKKVESSKAQSCTSPPQKHALSDIADMVKILPKATTPKHVASSRMASMKLEMDSRRFEEVSTEVSSLHKRKGRQSNWNPQHLLILQAQFASSLFLTSEGKYLLSDLGPQERMQISKFTGLSMTTISHWLANVKYQLRKTGGTKFLKNMDKGHPVFYCSDCASQFRTPSSYITHLETHLGFQMKDMNRLAVEQQTKVEKEISRVAVQRSPQPVAAEEDTDSKFKCKLCCRTFASKHAVKLHLSKTHSKSPEHHSQFVTEVDEE; from the coding sequence GTTATTTACAAGATGGAGAAGAGGATTTGAAGGATGACAGTGTcaaggatgatgaggaggaggataatGACAGTAACTCCACTGCTCCACTCCAGGACAGTGCTTACTCGCCCACAGATGAGGAACAAGAGGTAGTTGGAGACCTCAAGCGGAGTCTCAGTTTCCAGAATTCCCCAGGAAGCCTCATATGCAATCAAGATGGGGAAAGTGAGTCCTTGTTGAGTGATGTCAGTGATCAGGTGACAGATGTAAAAAGCGTATCTTCTAAGGATGCTCAGGACCAAAAAACAGACCCGCTCCCCCGGCTCCAGCCAGAGGCGCACGACTGTCCGGATAAAATGAAGACTGCCTATACCAACATCTTGTCTGATTCTTACTGGACAAATTTAGGACTAAGTCTTAAGGTGCCTCCTACTGATCGGAAGCCTTGTGAAAGTCGTAATGGAACTAGTAAAGGGGAATTTGATTGGCATCAAGATGCTCTGTCCAAAAGTTTACAGCAAAACTTACCCTCAAAATCCGTTTCAAAACCAAACCTCTTCAGTTCTGTTCAGTTGTACCGTCAAAATTCCAAAATGTATGGCACAGTTTTCACAGGAGCCAGCAGGTTCCGTTGCAGGCAGTGCAGTGGCGCCTACGACACCTTGGTGGAGCTAACTGTAcatatgaatgagacaggccatTATCAAGATGATAACCACAAGAAAGACAAGCACAGACCTACAAATTATTCCAGGCCCCGAAAAAGGGCATTTCATGATATGGACAAGGAAGATGCCCAGAAAGTTTTAAAGTGCATGTTTTGTGGAGACTCGTTTGATTCTCTCCAAGATCTAAGTGTCCACATGATAAAAACAAAGCATTACCAAAAAGTGCCTTTGAAGGAACCTATCCCAAGCATCTCATCCAAAATGGTTTCCTCTGCAAAAAAACGTGTATTTGAAGTGACTCGACCATGCTCCCCAGATTCAACCACCGGTTCCTTTGTGGATCACTGTTCCACACAGAAGAACTCAAACTCACAACTGTCTTCTAACAATCGGTATGGCTATCAGAATGGTGCTAGCTATACTTGGCAGTTTGAAGCTTGTAAATCTCAAATTCTAAAGTGCATGGAATGTGGCAGTTCACACGACACCTTGCAGCAACTCACGACGCACATGATGGTCACTGGACATTTCTTAAAAGTTACAAATTCAGCCTCAAAGAAAGGCAAGCAGTTGGTCTTAGACCCTCTTGCAGTTGAAAAGATGCAGTCACTTTCAGACTCACCCTCAAGTGACAGCCAGTCAAAGCCATCAGCAAGTTCTCCATCTGGAGGATCAACCTCTGAAATCCTGACAAGTAAAGAATGTAAAATGGATGTGTCAGAAGATAGTAGCAAGGAAGAAAAAATGGATACCAATGATGAACATGAAGATGTTCTAGAAAAGCCTTTAGATCCAACACTCAAGTACCAGTATCTAAGGGAAGAGGACTTGGAAGATGGCTCAAAAGAAGGTGGAGATATCTTGAAATCTTTGGAGAACACTGTAACCTCTGCTATTAACAAAGCCCAAAATGGAACACCAAGCTGGAGTGCCTACCCCAGCATTCATGCTGCATACCAACTTTCAGATGTCATAAAACCTTCAGTTTCTCTTAGTTCTCAAGTAATGCAGATGAGACCAACCTTCTCAAATAAATTTAGGCCAATTGCTCCCAAATGCAAATCTACATCACTTTCCTCAAACAGCCCACTTGATCCTCAGTCTACACAAGTGAAGGAGGAGTGTGAGGACACAGAGTCTGAAAGAGAATTATCAAAAGACATCATTAAGTCAGAGAGAACGCAAGCAGATAAAAGTGAGGATTCACCAAAAGCGGACATCTTGTCAGAGTCATCAAGTAAAGAACCGTGCTCCCCTAAACACGAAGAGAAAACTAAACAAAGCTGTGAAAACGATAAACCCAAACTGCTGGAACCCACCCAGTCACCACTAGAACGAGAAGAATGTTCCTCACTACGAAGTTCAGCAAATCATTCCCCTGATATTCCATGTGTAAATCCTCTCAGTGCTCTACAGTCTGTGCTAAATAATCACTTGGGAAAAGCATCAGAATCAATAAGATCGGCTTCCAATTCAAGTTCCACAAGCTTAATTTCCATGTTTCAGAAGTCTGCAGCCAGTCGGGTAGAAAAACCAGCTGTATGTCGGACACCACCGCAACAACAACAACCTGCTGGCCATTATTTATTTGAAACCATCGATCAACCAATAGATCTAACTAAATCTAAAAATAAGAAAGTGGAGTCCTCCAAAGCTCAGTCATGTACATCTCCACCTCAGAAGCATGCTCTGTCTGACATAGCTGATATGGTCAAGATTCTTCCTAAAGCTACCACTCCAAAGCATGTTGCTTCTTCTAGAATGGCCTCTATGAAACTAGAGATGGATTCCCGACGCTTTGAAGAAGTCTCAACAGAAGTTTCATCTTTACATAAAAGGAAGGGAAGACAATCCAACTGGAATCCTCAGCATCTCCTCATTTTACAAGCTCAGTTTGCATCAAGTCTCTTCCTAACATCAGAGGGGAAATATTTGTTATCAGACCTTGGGCCTCAAGAACGCATGCAGATTTCTAAGTTTACTGGACTTTCCATGACAACCATCAGCCACTGGTTGGCCAATGTAAAATATCAGCTTCGGAAGACTGGTGGaacaaaatttctgaaaaatatgGACAAAGGACACCCTGTGTTTTATTGCAGTGACTGTGCATCTCAGTTTCGAACCCCCTCCAGCTACATAACCCACCTAGAAACCCATCTTGGGTTTCAAATGAAAGATATGAACAGACTGGCAGTGGAACAGCAAACCAAGGTAGAGAAGGAAATATCGAGGGTAGCTGTACAGAGGTCACCTCAGCCGGTGGCTGCAGAAGAAGACACAGACTCTAAGTTTAAGTGTAAATTGTGTTGTCGGACATTTGCTAGCAAGCATGCAGTTAAGCTGCACCTAAGCAAAACACACAGCAAGTCCCCAGAACATCATTCACAGTTTGTTACTGAAGTGGATGAGGAATAA